A genomic stretch from Leptotrichia sp. HSP-536 includes:
- a CDS encoding patatin-like phospholipase family protein translates to MIEKRKIFLYLIIFLLVNSFGISESVKNENYFVTKNKKKENLEQNKEEKKALEKQQNTDRENEKKIVNNEENLKVKKSLVSQENKKIGLVLSGGTAKGIAHIGILKVLDEEKVPVEYATGTSMGSIIAGMYSVGYTPQEIEEIATSMDWMSLFSDKIERKDKGAIRNSIEDKNSTVIPMKNFIPKLPSGVVGGKTASQQLNEIFYGALRVQDFRKFPRKFAAVATDLESGEGVMLDKGSIATAIRESLSLPSIFAPIRDGERLYIDGGVTRNLPVQDVKVLGADYTIGVNVGDGFTKRDESKMNLLDVITDTTTIAGRQEVERQIRMLDLYLKPDLEKFEPYDFLKVKELIAAGEKIARENIDEIRKLSNPELYEKLEEKRKEFRRTWSDEYNISGIVIEGNKKYKKAYFDKFLPKKLGVLNRLDMEEIVNNIYQNGDFTTVYYEVKDNDLVINVQEKPSDYLTLSGNINNEDLATVNVGFQGSKIINNTNVRYSASGTVANEYGAKGRATAELGRDSKVLIFTEFNYKRDIIKNQKYENGYFNFENRKFKLGTGIGFEMSKNLLFSVGGGYQFSDVIKHENNNENVRKAFPYFEVKMDYDTRDSISFATKGVRLFSSYTLANSKEAKFNSLSVSGEINIPVGEKITITPKVAYLTSHGDDIPETYRPKMGGIRTADNSLEFAGMPADKIRGNSIFIGTLKAQYNLSKFLYLDTSYSRANISSKSYDFGHDAKESYKFGIGAKTLAIPLYFGFAKVPGESWRYLINFGYTPE, encoded by the coding sequence ATGATTGAAAAAAGGAAAATATTTTTATATTTAATTATTTTTCTTTTGGTAAATAGTTTTGGGATTTCTGAAAGTGTGAAAAATGAAAATTATTTTGTGACCAAAAATAAAAAGAAAGAAAATTTGGAGCAAAATAAAGAAGAAAAAAAAGCTTTAGAAAAGCAGCAGAACACGGATAGGGAAAATGAAAAAAAAATTGTAAATAATGAAGAAAATTTAAAAGTCAAAAAAAGTTTGGTTTCTCAGGAGAATAAAAAAATTGGGCTAGTGCTTAGTGGAGGAACAGCGAAAGGTATTGCCCACATTGGGATATTAAAGGTTCTGGATGAAGAGAAGGTTCCAGTGGAATATGCAACGGGAACAAGCATGGGAAGTATTATTGCAGGAATGTACAGTGTGGGGTATACTCCCCAGGAAATAGAGGAAATAGCAACTAGTATGGACTGGATGAGCCTTTTTAGTGACAAAATCGAGAGAAAGGACAAGGGAGCAATAAGAAACTCGATTGAGGATAAAAACAGTACAGTAATTCCAATGAAAAATTTTATACCAAAATTGCCTAGTGGAGTTGTGGGAGGAAAGACTGCCAGTCAACAACTGAATGAAATTTTTTATGGTGCGTTAAGAGTGCAAGATTTCAGAAAATTTCCTAGAAAGTTTGCGGCGGTTGCGACTGATTTGGAATCTGGGGAAGGCGTTATGCTTGACAAAGGTTCGATTGCTACAGCGATAAGAGAAAGTCTGTCGTTGCCATCAATTTTTGCACCGATTCGGGATGGAGAAAGACTTTACATTGATGGCGGAGTTACACGGAATTTACCAGTGCAGGATGTGAAGGTGCTTGGAGCAGATTACACAATTGGAGTGAATGTGGGGGATGGATTTACCAAAAGAGATGAGTCTAAAATGAATTTGCTCGATGTAATTACAGATACAACAACTATTGCAGGACGACAGGAAGTGGAACGTCAGATTCGTATGCTTGATTTATATTTAAAACCTGACTTGGAAAAATTTGAGCCTTATGATTTTTTAAAGGTAAAGGAGCTTATTGCAGCTGGAGAAAAAATCGCAAGGGAAAATATAGATGAAATTAGGAAATTGTCAAATCCTGAACTTTACGAAAAATTGGAGGAAAAGCGGAAAGAATTTAGGCGGACTTGGAGTGATGAATACAATATTTCAGGAATTGTGATAGAAGGAAATAAAAAATATAAGAAGGCATACTTTGATAAATTTTTACCTAAAAAACTTGGAGTTTTAAATAGGCTGGATATGGAGGAAATTGTCAATAATATCTATCAGAATGGTGATTTTACAACGGTTTATTACGAAGTTAAGGATAACGATTTAGTAATAAATGTTCAGGAAAAACCAAGTGATTATTTAACACTTTCAGGAAATATAAACAATGAAGACTTGGCAACAGTAAATGTTGGGTTCCAAGGAAGTAAGATTATAAACAATACAAATGTCCGATATTCAGCGAGTGGAACTGTTGCGAATGAGTATGGAGCAAAAGGAAGAGCAACTGCGGAACTTGGAAGAGATTCCAAAGTATTAATTTTTACCGAATTTAATTATAAGCGTGATATTATAAAAAATCAGAAATACGAAAATGGATATTTTAACTTTGAAAATAGAAAATTCAAATTGGGAACAGGAATTGGATTTGAAATGTCTAAAAATTTACTGTTTTCAGTGGGAGGGGGGTATCAGTTTTCAGATGTCATAAAACACGAAAATAACAATGAAAATGTACGAAAAGCATTTCCATATTTTGAAGTGAAGATGGATTATGACACAAGGGACAGCATAAGCTTTGCAACGAAAGGAGTGCGTTTATTTTCAAGTTACACATTGGCAAATTCAAAGGAAGCTAAATTTAATTCGTTGAGCGTAAGTGGAGAAATAAACATTCCAGTTGGCGAAAAAATTACAATCACACCAAAAGTGGCCTATTTGACATCACATGGAGATGACATTCCTGAAACATACAGACCTAAGATGGGAGGAATCCGAACAGCAGATAATTCACTGGAATTTGCAGGGATGCCTGCGGATAAAATTCGTGGGAACAGTATTTTTATAGGAACTTTGAAAGCACAATATAATTTATCAAAATTCCTGTATCTTGATACATCCTATTCCAGAGCAAATATTTCCAGCAAAAGCTACGACTTTGGACATGATGCGAAGGAAAGCTACAAATTCGGAATAGGGGCAAAAACATTGGCAATACCTCTTTATTTCGGATTTGCAAAAGTACCGGGAGAAAGCTGGAGATACTTGATAAACTTTGGATATACGCCAGAATAA
- a CDS encoding YjjG family noncanonical pyrimidine nucleotidase: MNYKLVLIDLDDTLFDYPKAENSAFRSTFEEMGFFKENKFLKNQNSEEFYTEIKKEYEKINSQLWKDLEKGVVDKEELKIIRFEKIIKKFKLEYDSQKMSEIYLKKLGEGIFPFKSTKKLCKYLHSKYKVGIVTNGIKEVQYPRIKNSIIAKYIDKIIVSDEIGANKPDKRIFEYAMNCFGIKDKNEVIMVGDSLGADIEGGKNAGIDTCWVNLRNNVNDTGIISKYEVTKLEELFEIL; encoded by the coding sequence ATGAATTACAAACTTGTATTAATAGATTTGGATGACACGCTTTTTGATTATCCAAAGGCTGAAAATTCAGCATTTAGAAGTACATTTGAAGAGATGGGATTTTTTAAGGAAAATAAATTTTTGAAAAATCAAAATAGTGAAGAATTTTATACAGAAATTAAAAAGGAATATGAAAAAATAAATTCACAGTTGTGGAAGGATTTAGAAAAAGGAGTAGTAGACAAGGAAGAATTAAAAATTATAAGATTTGAGAAAATTATTAAAAAATTTAAGCTGGAATATGATTCTCAGAAAATGAGCGAGATTTATTTGAAAAAGCTGGGAGAAGGAATTTTTCCATTTAAATCGACTAAAAAATTATGTAAATATTTACACTCAAAATACAAAGTCGGAATTGTAACAAATGGAATAAAAGAAGTTCAGTATCCTCGAATAAAGAATTCCATAATTGCCAAATATATTGATAAAATAATTGTTTCCGATGAAATTGGAGCGAATAAGCCTGATAAACGGATATTTGAATATGCAATGAACTGTTTTGGAATAAAAGATAAAAATGAAGTTATAATGGTAGGTGATTCTCTAGGAGCAGATATAGAGGGTGGAAAGAATGCTGGAATTGATACTTGCTGGGTAAATTTACGAAACAATGTGAATGATACGGGGATAATTTCCAAGTATGAAGTGACGAAATTGGAAGAATTGTTTGAGATATTATAA
- the ybaK gene encoding Cys-tRNA(Pro) deacylase, whose amino-acid sequence MKHKKEKIAKTNALRQLEKQKIPYIIHTYEWSEDKSGGLGVAEKFPELAERVFKTIVLKGKSKSLYVCVIHGEAHLDLKKVAKACGEKNIDLLPLSELEKETGYIRGGCSPVGMKKLFKTFFDKEVEKFEKIIVSAGRRGLQMEVETEKLVEIVKGTIVDLTMEEIEILNVAVF is encoded by the coding sequence ATGAAACATAAAAAAGAAAAAATAGCTAAAACTAATGCATTACGGCAACTTGAAAAACAGAAAATTCCATACATTATTCACACTTATGAATGGAGTGAAGATAAAAGTGGCGGGCTTGGTGTCGCCGAGAAATTTCCTGAATTGGCAGAAAGAGTTTTTAAGACAATTGTGCTGAAGGGGAAAAGCAAGAGTTTGTATGTTTGTGTAATTCATGGAGAAGCGCATTTGGACTTGAAAAAGGTGGCGAAAGCTTGTGGAGAGAAAAATATTGATTTGTTGCCACTTTCGGAGCTGGAGAAGGAAACGGGATATATTCGTGGGGGATGTTCTCCTGTTGGAATGAAAAAGTTGTTTAAAACTTTTTTTGACAAGGAAGTGGAAAAATTTGAAAAAATAATAGTTTCAGCTGGAAGACGAGGGTTACAGATGGAAGTTGAAACAGAAAAGCTAGTTGAAATTGTGAAAGGAACAATTGTGGATTTGACGATGGAAGAAATTGAAATATTAAATGTGGCAGTTTTTTAA
- a CDS encoding glycoside hydrolase family 32 protein, translated as MDFTKVKENEKKSVLEKKEIVEKDFWRQKYHIQGIVGLINDPNGFSQFKGKYHMFYQWNPLGTNHKNKTWAHSVSSDLLHWERMETALRPDTWYSKDGVYSGSAIVDDEKLYLFYTGNVKDSEGNRESYQCLAVSSDGENFERWEPSIVNQPDGYTRHIRDPKIWKKDGKFYAVIGIQSENLEGKAVLYSSENIKDWKFEGEIAGANHGKIKDFGFMWECPDYFQLKDEKTGKIKDLLVFSPQGLEPEGDLYNNKYQTGYLFGKLDYEKPEFEILSAFVEIDRGHDFYAPQSMEDDKGRRIVVGWMGVPEDEDFPTVKNEWIHCLTLPRELKVRDGKLYQEPISEMISIRGEKIEFEDFVKGEKEIGKGKTYELIAKFSDISSDFGLKLRVGRDSETVVKFDFKDKKLVLNRSCGAQSDKSVRKVFLGDIKDLELRIFVDNSSIEIFVNNGEEVFSSRIFPLENADKIIVFAENETKVKLEKWEWK; from the coding sequence ATGGATTTTACGAAAGTTAAAGAGAATGAGAAAAAATCAGTTTTAGAAAAAAAAGAGATTGTAGAAAAGGATTTTTGGCGACAAAAATACCATATTCAGGGAATCGTGGGGTTAATTAACGATCCAAATGGATTTTCACAGTTTAAAGGGAAATACCATATGTTTTACCAATGGAATCCTCTGGGAACTAATCATAAAAATAAAACTTGGGCTCATAGTGTGAGCAGTGATTTATTACATTGGGAAAGAATGGAAACAGCTTTGCGTCCTGATACCTGGTATTCTAAGGATGGGGTTTATTCTGGAAGTGCGATTGTGGATGATGAAAAACTTTATTTATTTTATACAGGAAATGTGAAAGATTCTGAAGGAAATAGAGAATCTTACCAATGCCTAGCAGTTTCAAGCGACGGAGAGAATTTTGAGAGATGGGAGCCAAGCATTGTAAATCAGCCAGATGGATATACTCGGCACATAAGAGATCCAAAAATTTGGAAAAAAGATGGGAAATTTTATGCAGTAATTGGTATTCAAAGTGAAAATTTGGAAGGAAAGGCAGTTTTATACAGTTCAGAAAATATAAAAGACTGGAAATTTGAAGGAGAAATTGCAGGGGCAAATCACGGAAAAATTAAAGACTTTGGATTTATGTGGGAATGCCCTGACTATTTTCAGCTAAAAGATGAAAAAACTGGAAAAATAAAGGATTTATTAGTCTTTTCACCGCAAGGATTAGAGCCAGAAGGAGATTTATATAACAACAAATATCAGACAGGATATTTATTTGGAAAACTGGATTACGAAAAACCTGAATTTGAAATTTTATCAGCTTTTGTGGAAATTGACAGAGGACACGACTTTTATGCGCCGCAGTCAATGGAAGATGATAAAGGAAGAAGGATTGTTGTTGGATGGATGGGAGTTCCAGAAGATGAAGATTTTCCTACAGTTAAAAATGAATGGATACATTGCTTGACTTTGCCAAGAGAATTAAAAGTGAGAGACGGAAAACTTTATCAAGAACCAATTTCTGAAATGATTTCAATAAGAGGAGAAAAAATTGAATTTGAAGATTTTGTTAAAGGGGAAAAAGAGATTGGCAAAGGGAAAACTTATGAATTAATTGCCAAATTTAGTGATATTTCTTCAGATTTTGGACTAAAATTGAGAGTTGGAAGAGATAGTGAAACTGTTGTGAAATTTGACTTTAAAGATAAAAAATTAGTTCTTAACAGAAGTTGCGGCGCACAATCCGATAAGAGCGTAAGAAAAGTTTTTTTAGGTGACATAAAAGATTTGGAACTTAGAATTTTTGTTGATAATTCTTCTATTGAAATTTTTGTAAATAACGGAGAAGAAGTGTTTTCTTCAAGAATTTTCCCTTTAGAAAATGCTGATAAAATTATTGTTTTTGCTGAAAATGAAACAAAAGTAAAACTTGAAAAATGGGAATGGAAATAA
- a CDS encoding HNH endonuclease: MTLNKLLDKATLNTLMTIFFNFSLDKENKNNIKIISSYKKTKHTDVELTEEIMEQNNKLLSSWSGINFENKSKKEGNHVFTINIQNIEIDAFIKIIYKNIQKKRIDYSDEEFEKILLLGLFGFRGSADPAAKFYSVDIKREIQTEFYLECIFKLLTNISDLRQLNLNFRELQKDFVENKKERNTQIRIDLKWFSELIDYDLSNLNVYKDEILKELKSEIQSFKIRDKIENNFVERLGIYKHKILNKTNIDDEKQKKFTIKELRKELGFSNEKKSNERRDRSIVDIARNFYDDECVCCKNDYPLENRSFKMRKNNKYYLEIHHVISFASDKRGDQIDNLVKVCPTCHRALTKNRANEDYQKILINNILTNSETAFNYVSNFFEKPELDKMTEFVYEKLQ, from the coding sequence ATGACATTAAATAAATTATTAGATAAAGCTACTTTGAATACATTAATGACAATATTTTTTAATTTTTCTTTAGACAAAGAAAATAAAAATAATATTAAAATTATATCATCATATAAAAAAACTAAACATACAGATGTAGAACTTACAGAAGAAATAATGGAACAAAATAATAAATTGTTATCATCTTGGAGTGGAATTAACTTTGAAAATAAATCTAAAAAAGAAGGAAATCATGTTTTTACAATAAATATTCAAAATATTGAAATAGACGCATTTATAAAAATTATTTATAAAAATATTCAAAAAAAAAGAATTGATTATAGTGATGAAGAATTTGAAAAAATATTACTTTTAGGACTTTTTGGATTTCGTGGTAGCGCAGATCCTGCTGCAAAATTTTATTCAGTTGATATAAAAAGAGAAATTCAAACAGAGTTTTACTTGGAATGCATTTTTAAACTTCTGACAAATATTTCTGATTTACGACAGTTAAATCTTAATTTTCGTGAATTACAGAAAGATTTTGTAGAAAACAAAAAAGAAAGAAATACACAAATTCGTATAGATTTAAAATGGTTTTCAGAATTGATTGATTACGATCTATCAAACTTAAATGTTTATAAAGATGAAATTTTAAAAGAATTAAAATCTGAAATTCAAAGTTTTAAAATAAGAGATAAAATTGAAAATAATTTTGTTGAAAGATTGGGTATTTATAAACATAAAATTTTAAATAAAACGAATATAGATGATGAAAAACAAAAAAAATTTACTATAAAAGAATTAAGAAAAGAATTGGGGTTTTCAAATGAGAAAAAAAGCAATGAAAGAAGAGACAGAAGTATTGTAGATATTGCAAGAAATTTTTATGACGATGAATGCGTTTGCTGTAAAAATGATTATCCATTAGAAAACAGAAGTTTTAAAATGAGAAAAAATAATAAATATTACTTAGAAATTCATCATGTTATATCATTTGCAAGTGATAAAAGGGGAGATCAAATTGATAATTTGGTTAAAGTTTGCCCTACTTGCCACAGAGCATTAACAAAAAATAGAGCAAATGAAGATTATCAAAAAATATTAATCAATAACATTTTGACAAATTCTGAAACGGCATTTAACTATGTAAGTAATTTTTTTGAAAAGCCAGAATTGGATAAAATGACAGAATTTGTTTATGAAAAATTACAATAA
- a CDS encoding DNA cytosine methyltransferase, with protein sequence MKNIYRVLDLFSGAGGLSYGLEKTGYFKSLIALDFNEPAIETFKKNHEDTKCIVGDITDKKVKDKIIKLSKKDKINMIVGGPPCQGFSNKGKNLGLKDERNFLFLEYVDLVKEIEPEIFIIENVKNMVSSANGYFINEIVKLFTEIGYLVNYKIINSYEFGVPQTRERTIVIGSRNFKYDFKNLYKYTVKEEKRPKVHDAISDLNYLNSGEGSDVSEYLIKSSSNYQKEMRKNSKKLYNHIATNHSEIAINKLKMIPAEKGKEFLPIELHGKQKFKTTWSRLEWNKPSPTIDTRFDTPSNGKNSHPVLNRAITPREAARLQSFPDKYRFYGKKTEICKQIGNAVPPLLAEKIGLSLIEQIARCKTGHK encoded by the coding sequence ATGAAAAATATATATAGAGTTCTTGATTTATTTTCTGGAGCTGGTGGACTTTCTTATGGGCTAGAAAAAACTGGGTATTTTAAATCGCTAATTGCTTTAGACTTTAATGAACCTGCAATTGAAACATTTAAAAAAAATCATGAAGATACCAAGTGCATTGTGGGAGATATTACTGATAAGAAAGTAAAAGATAAAATTATAAAACTATCAAAAAAAGATAAAATAAACATGATTGTTGGTGGACCACCTTGTCAAGGTTTCAGCAATAAAGGAAAAAACTTAGGATTAAAGGATGAGAGAAATTTTCTATTTTTAGAGTATGTTGATCTAGTAAAAGAAATAGAGCCTGAAATTTTTATAATAGAGAATGTGAAAAATATGGTTTCATCTGCTAACGGATATTTTATTAACGAAATAGTGAAACTATTTACGGAAATAGGATATTTAGTGAATTACAAAATAATAAACAGTTATGAATTTGGCGTTCCGCAAACAAGAGAAAGAACAATAGTAATAGGAAGCAGAAATTTTAAATATGATTTTAAAAATTTATACAAATATACTGTAAAAGAAGAAAAAAGACCCAAAGTGCATGATGCAATCTCAGACTTAAATTATCTTAATTCTGGAGAAGGCAGCGATGTAAGCGAGTACTTAATTAAATCAAGTTCCAATTATCAAAAAGAAATGCGAAAAAACAGCAAGAAATTATACAACCATATTGCAACAAATCATTCAGAAATTGCAATAAATAAATTAAAAATGATACCCGCTGAAAAAGGAAAAGAATTCCTGCCAATTGAATTGCATGGAAAACAAAAATTCAAAACGACTTGGTCAAGATTAGAATGGAATAAACCAAGCCCAACAATAGATACACGATTTGACACACCTTCAAATGGTAAAAATTCTCATCCTGTACTAAATAGAGCTATTACACCTAGAGAAGCGGCAAGGTTACAGAGTTTTCCTGACAAATACAGATTTTATGGTAAAAAAACAGAAATATGTAAACAAATAGGAAATGCTGTTCCACCATTATTAGCTGAAAAAATAGGTCTTTCATTAATAGAGCAAATAGCCAGATGTAAAACTGGACATAAATAA
- a CDS encoding DNA-methyltransferase yields MRYKIYNEDAYKIIKKLKNENVNINHIITDPPYLISKDNNFYTMKNKRQGIDFGEWDKTFDLFSWIKPYSEILDKNGSMIIFCSYRYISYLINTLEANGLITKDILEWKKTNPMPRNTRRRYVQDTEFAIWAVKKGAKWIFNKPDDIPYLRSTFTTSTVLGKERTKHPTQKSLVLLKEIIKIHTNENDVILDPFMGSGTTGIAALELQRKFYGIEIEKDYYKIAEKRFQNVITTLI; encoded by the coding sequence TTGAGGTATAAAATTTATAATGAAGATGCATACAAAATAATCAAAAAATTAAAAAATGAAAATGTGAATATAAATCATATAATTACAGACCCGCCATATTTAATTTCAAAAGATAATAATTTTTATACAATGAAAAACAAAAGACAAGGAATTGACTTTGGAGAATGGGATAAGACATTTGATTTGTTTTCATGGATAAAACCATATTCAGAAATTCTTGATAAAAATGGAAGTATGATAATATTTTGTTCATATAGATATATAAGTTATTTAATAAACACATTAGAAGCAAATGGACTAATTACAAAGGATATTCTAGAATGGAAAAAAACAAATCCTATGCCAAGAAATACACGCAGAAGATATGTACAAGATACAGAGTTTGCTATTTGGGCAGTAAAAAAGGGAGCAAAATGGATATTTAATAAGCCAGATGATATTCCATATTTACGTTCAACTTTTACAACATCAACAGTTCTAGGAAAGGAAAGAACAAAGCATCCTACGCAAAAAAGCCTAGTATTGTTGAAAGAAATAATAAAAATTCATACAAATGAGAATGATGTGATATTAGATCCATTTATGGGAAGCGGAACAACAGGGATTGCAGCATTAGAACTTCAAAGAAAATTTTATGGAATTGAAATTGAAAAAGACTATTATAAAATAGCTGAAAAAAGATTTCAAAATGTTATAACAACATTGATATAA
- the rsmB gene encoding 16S rRNA (cytosine(967)-C(5))-methyltransferase RsmB: MKKNNIKLDIVNLLDEIQNGKYSNIQLNYYFSKNNYTKKEKMFITNVINVVIKNLIYIDYLIGKSVRNVKKRKIKQLLRISVAQLFFMESDNAGVIFEAGEIAKILNAHQAGFVNATLQTILKNKEKFDEEIPKDNRESTVLSYPQWFVNKMKIDYPDDYLKMLKSYKKRSYLSVRFDKNKITREKFEKLLKNIKTDVLFSVGEVYYLSNANIFNTEIYKNGDVVIQDASSYLAVRNLDVKDGDVVLDACSAPGGKSLAILQLFNPKKLISTDIHEHKVKLLNELKNKYGYSNFEVKLNDAMQIENLNTLFDKILLDMPCSGLGVLRKKPEKIYELTVNDIKSLKKLQKKIFESAYKCLKNGGEMIYSTCTFSKNENTNNIQYFLEKHEDLETVEVEMPENIDIFKDEFGGVYISYKNKYLDGFYIAKLRKKS, translated from the coding sequence ATGAAAAAAAATAATATAAAACTAGATATAGTAAATTTACTGGATGAGATTCAAAATGGTAAATACAGTAATATCCAGCTAAATTACTATTTTTCTAAAAATAATTATACAAAAAAAGAAAAAATGTTTATTACAAATGTGATAAATGTTGTGATAAAAAATTTAATCTATATTGATTATCTGATTGGAAAAAGTGTTAGGAATGTGAAAAAGAGAAAGATAAAGCAGCTTTTGAGAATTTCGGTTGCTCAATTATTTTTTATGGAATCAGATAACGCTGGGGTAATTTTTGAGGCTGGAGAAATTGCAAAAATTTTGAATGCACATCAAGCTGGATTTGTGAATGCGACTTTGCAGACGATTTTGAAAAATAAAGAAAAATTTGATGAGGAAATTCCGAAAGATAATAGGGAAAGTACTGTTTTGTCGTATCCACAATGGTTTGTGAATAAAATGAAAATTGATTATCCAGATGATTATTTAAAAATGTTAAAATCTTATAAAAAAAGAAGTTATTTGTCAGTTAGGTTTGATAAAAATAAAATTACGAGAGAAAAGTTTGAGAAACTTCTGAAAAATATTAAAACAGATGTTTTATTTTCTGTCGGTGAGGTTTATTATTTGTCAAATGCGAATATTTTTAATACGGAAATTTATAAGAATGGAGATGTTGTAATTCAGGATGCTTCATCGTATCTGGCAGTGAGAAATTTGGATGTGAAAGATGGAGATGTTGTACTTGATGCCTGTTCTGCTCCTGGTGGAAAATCACTTGCGATTTTACAGTTATTTAATCCAAAAAAATTGATTTCTACTGATATTCACGAGCATAAAGTGAAATTGCTAAATGAACTTAAAAATAAATATGGATACAGCAATTTTGAAGTGAAATTAAATGATGCCATGCAAATTGAAAACTTAAATACTTTATTTGATAAAATACTTTTGGATATGCCGTGCAGCGGACTTGGAGTTCTTCGGAAAAAGCCTGAGAAAATATATGAACTGACTGTAAATGATATAAAAAGTCTAAAAAAACTTCAGAAAAAAATATTTGAAAGTGCGTATAAATGCTTGAAAAATGGCGGAGAAATGATTTATAGCACTTGTACATTTTCTAAAAATGAGAATACGAACAATATTCAGTATTTTTTAGAAAAACACGAGGATTTGGAAACTGTAGAAGTTGAAATGCCAGAAAATATTGATATTTTCAAAGATGAATTTGGCGGTGTTTACATTTCATATAAAAATAAATATCTGGATGGGTTTTATATAGCAAAATTGAGAAAAAAATCATAA